TCGGGGCTGCGATCATCAAGCAAAACTATTGGCTGCAAATCACCTGCGCTCAACAAGCCGGTCGCGGCAACGGTGTAGGCCTTGTTCGCCTCGAAATCAACGGTTGCGTCGATGACGATGGGAGAACTCGCGCCGGCGGGCGAGACTTGTATGCGGTATGCACCGGCCGTCAACTTGAGATAATCGCTAATCGCCTGATAAGGAACGTTTTCAAGCGTGCGCACGCCATTGACCCAGATGTCGACATTCGGCGCATCGGGTGAAAAATGCGCCGCGCGAACTTGAGTCATGCCGAAATCAATGACAGGCAGCGCGTTCAGCGTTGCGTTGCCGGCAAGTCCAGCGGCAAATACTGTGTAATTCGTGTTTGCCTCGAGCTTGACTCCATTAACGGCTAGGGCAACTGTGCTTGTGCCGGCAAGGCGAACCTCGAGATCATAAACACCAGGGTCGACGCTGGCGTACCCGGCGGATTCACGAAACGAAACGTTGCTAAAAATCACCGGGCCGTTTTTGACGGCGATGTCAACCGCAGGAGCATCCGGTGAGGTGTGCGCAAAGCGAATTTTGGCTTTCTGCGCCTCGCCCGTGCGATCATCCACCAGCACGATCGGCTTCAGGTCGTTCGCGCTCAACAAGCCGGTGGCAGCAATGGTATAGGCCTTGTTCGCTTCAACATTGACGTTGGCATCGATCACCACCGGCGTTTCAGCGCCTGCCGGGGTAACTTGCACGCGATACTGCCCGGCATCGACTTCAAGAAAGCGGCTGACCGCTTTGAACGGCACATCTTCGAGCACGCGATTGCCGCCCACCCACACATCAACGTTCGGCGCATCCGGTGACAAATGTGCGACGCGCACCAGCGCTTTATTCTGCGCGAAAGCAGAGCCGCCGATCATCACGGCTAAGGATAGAAGCGAAAGCTTCAAAAACTTCTTCATTTGGGGTTCTCCTTGGTTTGTTGAACAAGCAAGGTTGTTAACTTCGACTGTTTCACAAGCTCTAGAGTGAATTTAAAATTTTGACTTCGTGATGGCCGGCGTCTAATTCATGTCTAATAATATATAATTTGTCTAATAAATGTCAAGCTTTTTGTGCTTATTTTAGGATATTATTTTGGACAAATTAGAAAAATTAACGAATTATGTGAACATTTATATTGACAAAAATTAGACAAAATGCTATATTCGGGCATGGAAAAAGATCATAAATACCCCATCAACATCGTTGCCCAAAAAACCGGATTATCGTCGCATGTGATTCGTGTTTGGGAGAGACGATATGGTGCGGTTGTGCCGGAACGCACGGCAACGAACCGGAGACTTTATTCCGACGCAGATATTGAAAAACTCATGCTCCTGGGCAAGGCGGTTAAGTCCGGGCACGGCATTGGAAACATTGCCGAGCTTTCCGCGGAGCGATTGCGCCAGATTTTGTCAATAGACAATGCGCCCGAGGCAAAGGCGGAGCGCGCCGCAGCGCCAACGCTGAAAGAGCCGGCCACGTCGAGATTCTATCTGGAAGCCTGCATGGCAGCCGTGAAACGCTTGGACGGCAGTGAATTGGAACGCGCGATTGGCCGCGCAGCCGTGGCTCTGAGTCAACCGGTTTTAATCGACGAGGTGCTGGTTCATTTGATTCATCGGGTGGGAGAGATGTGGCACGACGGCAGGCTGCGTGTGATTCACGAGCATTTGGTCACAGCGGTGATCCGATCATTTTGGGGAAGCCTGCGCAGCGGCCAGGAGACGCCGGGCAACGCGCCAAACCTTGTGATCACCACGCCCGCCAGCCAACTACATGAACTGGGCGCTGTCATGGCGGCGGCAACAGCCGCGGCAATGGGCTGGAAAATAACCTATCTTGGCCCCAATCTGCCCGCAGAAGAGATTGCCGCAGCCCTGGAGTTCAACCCGGCGCTGGCGGTGGC
This is a stretch of genomic DNA from Cytophagia bacterium CHB2. It encodes these proteins:
- a CDS encoding MerR family transcriptional regulator, translated to MLYSGMEKDHKYPINIVAQKTGLSSHVIRVWERRYGAVVPERTATNRRLYSDADIEKLMLLGKAVKSGHGIGNIAELSAERLRQILSIDNAPEAKAERAAAPTLKEPATSRFYLEACMAAVKRLDGSELERAIGRAAVALSQPVLIDEVLVHLIHRVGEMWHDGRLRVIHEHLVTAVIRSFWGSLRSGQETPGNAPNLVITTPASQLHELGAVMAAATAAAMGWKITYLGPNLPAEEIAAALEFNPALAVALSIVYPEDDPLLEHELRKLRRYLPREVALIVGGRAVENYKKVLEEIGASLVYDMAGFREALAGLRRGQVAAAPA